A genome region from Bacteroides stercoris ATCC 43183 includes the following:
- a CDS encoding DUF5932 domain-containing protein, protein MEAKKFKVIIVEDVKLELKGTEEIFRHEIPDAEVIGTAMTEQEFWSLMETGVPDLVLLDLGLGGSTTIGVDICRNIFKRYPDVHVLIFTGEILNEKLWVDVLEAGADGIILKTGELLTKTDVQAVMDGKKLVFNYPILEKIVERFKTSVRNDTKRQEAVISYDIDEYDERFLRHLALGYTKEMIANLKGMPFGVKSLEKRQNDLIGRLFGECERVGVNATRLVVRALELRILDIDNLEADEE, encoded by the coding sequence ATGGAAGCTAAGAAGTTTAAAGTCATTATTGTAGAGGACGTAAAGCTGGAATTAAAAGGAACGGAAGAGATATTCCGTCACGAAATACCGGATGCGGAAGTTATCGGTACCGCCATGACGGAACAAGAATTCTGGAGTTTGATGGAAACCGGTGTGCCGGACCTTGTTTTACTGGATTTGGGTTTGGGTGGCTCCACTACTATCGGTGTGGATATTTGCCGCAATATATTTAAGCGCTATCCGGATGTACATGTGTTGATATTCACCGGAGAGATTTTAAACGAAAAATTATGGGTGGATGTCCTTGAAGCGGGAGCTGATGGTATTATTCTGAAGACTGGAGAATTGTTGACCAAGACAGACGTACAAGCTGTTATGGACGGGAAAAAACTTGTTTTCAATTATCCCATATTGGAAAAGATTGTAGAACGTTTTAAAACTTCCGTCCGGAATGATACGAAACGGCAGGAAGCTGTTATCAGTTATGACATAGACGAATATGACGAACGTTTTCTCCGTCATCTTGCTTTGGGGTACACAAAGGAAATGATTGCCAACCTGAAAGGAATGCCGTTTGGCGTGAAATCTTTGGAGAAACGGCAGAATGATTTGATAGGGCGCCTTTTTGGAGAGTGCGAACGAGTGGGAGTAAATGCTACGCGCCTTGTGGTGCGTGCACTGGAACTGCGTATTCTTGATATTGACAATCTGGAAGCGGACGAGGAATAA
- a CDS encoding DUF5113 domain-containing protein, whose product MLCLIGTAFVSCVGTAPTKEVHLIDSLNQAAYAYRYKNLDSSCHAASKAYRGVKLYRQGKAEACNNLGFCAFMRMDFEQAEKYYQEVYSLTKNELELLIADIGLMKIYQRTALNKEFYDYRNSAVRRMKRIAEDNNLFVDRHERMRLAYARSEFYIVSAIYYYYLQQRPEALASINEVPENEELATDTNQLLYYHYIKGSASLCEGETPDERRLREFDELYTTWKLASRKGYLYFEGNGIQGLANLMASPDNYDFYQGRRTHALKQFGEPVDSLLPMRLGQQALEKFRQYNDIYQIAGAYVSIGKYLNAHGEYEQALDTLKRALECVNDHHRRFYDCHDSLDWLKAYDRRDTICAEKSWIRQKLKTVPEWISRIREQLSVTYAGLEMKEYSDYNRNIYLDILEDTRQDKELESRYQALEREAGQLNLLLFCVITGLIVVVVFFWFFNKRSKQRNRLHLHRLQSMLDICQEITVSIPADAQTEKDITDAILVAVRPKMKCLFGTEDVCIKNRELIFARHMRKDEQAMVQVINPYIQWALDNGMTSISLGEEQRRLEKQRYIHERHIAGNKRQNLIKKACLSIVDGIHPYIDRILNEVHKLIRMGYIHDETIKKEKYQYIDELVTTINEYNDILALWIKMKQGTLSLSIEVFELNELFELLRKGSRAFEMKQLDLEVEPTDACVKADRALTLFMINTLAENARKYTPKGGKVRIYARQENDFVEISVEDNGCGLSPEDVNHIIGEKVYDSKIIGMNDAPDREALRKNKGNGFGLMNCKGIIEKYKKTNPVFNVCLLNVKSTLGQGSRFYFRLPAGVRKVLTVILLVFSLGMVSCSKATDNDVPKETLTDSLTLVLQTEYELLLNKASDYANEAYYCNVDGEYALALQYIDSAMVCLNEHYGKYAEEPHRYMTLVGDDIPAELDWWNEMFNSDFHVILDIRNEAAVAFLALKQWDEYGYNNAAYTTLYKLLGEDQSLEDFCRELERSTNNKTVSILLVIILLVTLCLGYYVLYSRRRLVNRWNLEQVLEINKQVFTASVISASEDEEMLKREEDMLKDIPQQIADNAFDAVNELLSIERLSIAVYNEAAHRLEYASNPLEGVAENKLVWEDLMQCCFEEQRYLSENGMQALPLIVKAGNSTQCIGVLCLVRSRMQQESDRLLLELIARYIAIVIFNAVVKLAMKYRDIETAQDEARRASWEDSLLHVQNMVLDNCLSTIKHETIYYPNRIKQLIGKLRSGKLSETEERETVAAISELIEYYKGVFYILSQCASRQLEEVTFRRTVIPVPELLEAAEKYFRKVSRGVAASVVFSIETVSESVIGDVNQLHFLLENLIDEALSVPVAGKIRLTCAVEDDFVRFLFTDMRREKTREELNQLFYPNLACMTAGEKGKLCGTEYLLCKQIIRDHDEFAGRRGCRINAEPAEKGGFAVYFTLPRYLKRIQPGR is encoded by the coding sequence ATGCTATGCCTGATAGGTACGGCATTCGTTTCGTGCGTGGGTACAGCTCCTACAAAAGAGGTGCATCTGATTGACTCCTTAAATCAGGCGGCATATGCTTATCGTTATAAAAATTTGGACTCATCGTGTCATGCGGCTTCAAAGGCTTACCGGGGAGTGAAACTTTACAGGCAAGGAAAGGCGGAAGCTTGTAATAATTTGGGATTCTGCGCTTTTATGCGAATGGACTTTGAACAGGCGGAGAAATACTATCAGGAAGTGTACAGTCTGACAAAGAATGAATTGGAACTTCTGATTGCCGATATAGGCTTGATGAAAATTTATCAGCGGACGGCACTGAACAAAGAGTTCTATGATTACCGCAATAGTGCTGTACGCCGCATGAAACGCATCGCAGAAGATAACAATTTGTTTGTAGACAGGCATGAGCGAATGCGGCTGGCCTATGCTCGGTCGGAGTTTTATATTGTGTCTGCCATATATTACTATTATTTGCAGCAACGGCCGGAAGCTTTGGCATCTATCAATGAGGTGCCGGAGAATGAGGAGTTGGCAACAGACACAAATCAGTTATTGTATTATCACTATATAAAAGGGTCGGCTTCTTTGTGCGAAGGAGAAACGCCTGATGAGCGTCGTTTAAGGGAGTTTGATGAACTTTACACTACTTGGAAATTAGCTTCCAGGAAAGGGTATCTGTATTTTGAAGGAAACGGTATACAGGGATTGGCTAATTTGATGGCTTCTCCGGATAATTATGATTTTTATCAAGGACGGCGGACGCATGCGTTGAAACAATTCGGCGAGCCGGTGGATTCTTTATTGCCTATGCGGTTGGGACAACAGGCTTTGGAGAAATTCCGGCAGTATAATGACATTTACCAAATTGCGGGTGCATACGTTTCTATCGGGAAATATTTGAATGCGCATGGAGAATATGAGCAGGCACTCGATACTCTGAAACGTGCCTTAGAGTGTGTAAACGATCATCATCGCCGTTTTTACGATTGCCACGACAGTCTGGATTGGTTGAAGGCTTATGACCGTCGTGATACGATATGTGCGGAGAAATCCTGGATTCGGCAGAAATTAAAAACCGTTCCCGAATGGATTTCAAGGATACGTGAGCAGTTGAGTGTCACCTATGCCGGATTGGAAATGAAAGAGTATTCGGATTATAACAGGAATATATATCTGGATATTCTGGAAGATACCCGTCAGGATAAGGAATTGGAAAGTCGTTATCAAGCATTGGAAAGAGAAGCGGGACAGCTTAATCTGTTGCTTTTCTGTGTGATTACGGGGCTTATTGTAGTGGTGGTGTTCTTCTGGTTCTTTAATAAACGTTCTAAACAGCGCAACAGATTGCATCTGCACCGTTTGCAATCTATGCTGGATATTTGTCAGGAGATAACTGTATCCATTCCTGCTGATGCACAGACCGAGAAAGACATCACGGATGCGATTCTGGTGGCTGTACGTCCCAAAATGAAATGCTTATTCGGAACAGAAGACGTATGTATCAAGAATAGGGAATTGATATTCGCACGGCATATGAGGAAAGATGAACAGGCTATGGTGCAAGTAATCAATCCTTATATCCAATGGGCGTTAGACAACGGAATGACTTCCATTTCCCTTGGCGAGGAACAGCGCAGACTGGAGAAACAACGCTATATTCATGAACGGCATATTGCCGGAAACAAACGACAGAATCTGATTAAGAAGGCTTGCCTTTCTATTGTTGATGGTATTCATCCTTACATTGACCGTATTCTGAACGAGGTGCATAAACTGATACGCATGGGATATATCCATGATGAAACTATCAAAAAAGAAAAGTATCAGTATATTGATGAGCTTGTTACCACCATTAACGAGTATAATGATATTCTGGCTTTGTGGATTAAGATGAAGCAAGGTACACTGAGTCTGAGCATCGAAGTTTTTGAACTGAATGAGCTTTTTGAATTGTTGAGGAAAGGAAGCCGGGCTTTTGAAATGAAACAGCTGGATTTGGAAGTAGAACCTACCGATGCTTGCGTGAAGGCAGACAGGGCATTGACTCTCTTTATGATAAATACATTGGCAGAAAATGCACGTAAGTACACTCCCAAGGGGGGGAAGGTGAGAATCTATGCCCGGCAGGAGAATGATTTTGTGGAAATATCCGTTGAGGATAACGGATGCGGTCTGTCTCCGGAAGATGTTAACCATATCATAGGCGAGAAGGTGTATGATTCCAAAATTATCGGCATGAATGATGCACCCGACCGGGAGGCATTGCGGAAAAATAAGGGCAACGGCTTCGGCTTAATGAATTGTAAGGGCATTATTGAGAAATATAAGAAAACGAATCCTGTTTTTAATGTGTGCCTGCTCAATGTGAAGAGTACGTTAGGGCAGGGGAGCCGTTTCTACTTCAGACTGCCGGCAGGAGTACGTAAGGTTTTGACCGTGATACTACTTGTGTTTTCTTTAGGTATGGTTTCTTGCAGCAAGGCAACTGATAACGATGTGCCGAAAGAAACACTTACTGACTCTCTGACATTGGTCTTGCAGACAGAATATGAACTTTTACTGAATAAGGCTTCCGATTATGCCAATGAAGCCTATTACTGTAATGTAGACGGTGAATATGCGCTGGCTTTGCAATATATAGACTCCGCAATGGTTTGCCTGAATGAACATTACGGGAAGTATGCCGAAGAACCGCATCGTTATATGACTTTGGTCGGGGATGACATACCTGCTGAGCTGGACTGGTGGAATGAGATGTTTAATTCCGATTTTCATGTGATTCTGGATATTAGGAATGAGGCGGCGGTTGCATTTCTTGCTTTGAAACAGTGGGATGAGTATGGCTATAATAATGCTGCTTATACCACTTTGTACAAGTTGCTGGGTGAGGACCAGTCTTTGGAAGATTTCTGCCGCGAACTGGAGCGTTCTACGAATAATAAGACGGTGAGTATCTTGTTGGTGATTATTTTATTGGTTACGCTATGCTTGGGGTATTATGTTCTGTATTCCCGCAGGAGATTGGTAAACCGTTGGAACTTGGAGCAAGTATTGGAAATCAACAAGCAGGTGTTTACCGCATCTGTAATATCTGCATCCGAAGACGAGGAGATGCTAAAACGTGAAGAAGATATGTTGAAAGATATTCCGCAACAAATCGCGGATAATGCATTCGATGCGGTTAATGAGTTGTTGAGTATAGAGCGGTTGAGCATTGCGGTTTATAACGAGGCTGCCCATAGGTTGGAGTATGCGTCGAATCCTCTGGAAGGAGTAGCAGAGAACAAACTTGTGTGGGAAGACTTGATGCAATGCTGTTTTGAAGAACAGAGGTATCTGTCGGAAAATGGAATGCAGGCATTGCCTCTCATTGTGAAAGCCGGAAACTCCACTCAGTGTATAGGAGTGTTGTGTTTGGTGAGAAGCAGGATGCAGCAGGAATCCGACCGTTTATTGCTGGAGTTGATAGCCCGTTACATTGCTATTGTGATATTCAATGCGGTAGTGAAGCTGGCAATGAAATACCGGGATATTGAGACAGCTCAGGATGAAGCACGTCGTGCGTCGTGGGAGGACAGTTTGCTACATGTGCAGAATATGGTGCTTGATAACTGTTTGTCTACCATCAAACATGAAACGATTTATTATCCAAATAGAATAAAGCAATTGATAGGCAAACTTCGCTCCGGTAAGCTGTCGGAAACAGAGGAGCGGGAAACGGTAGCGGCTATCAGCGAATTGATAGAGTATTATAAAGGGGTATTCTACATTTTGAGCCAATGTGCATCCCGTCAGTTGGAAGAGGTTACTTTCAGGCGTACGGTGATTCCTGTGCCCGAGCTGTTGGAAGCTGCGGAGAAGTATTTCCGTAAGGTGAGCAGGGGAGTTGCAGCTTCTGTTGTTTTCAGTATAGAAACAGTAAGTGAATCGGTTATCGGAGATGTAAATCAATTGCATTTTTTGTTGGAGAATTTGATTGATGAAGCTTTGTCTGTGCCGGTTGCGGGAAAAATTCGCCTGACTTGTGCAGTAGAAGATGATTTTGTGCGTTTTCTTTTTACAGATATGCGGCGGGAGAAAACAAGGGAAGAGTTGAATCAACTGTTTTACCCGAATCTGGCATGTATGACGGCCGGTGAAAAGGGAAAGTTGTGTGGTACGGAGTACTTGTTATGCAAACAGATTATTCGCGACCATGACGAATTTGCCGGAAGAAGAGGATGCCGCATTAATGCAGAACCTGCAGAGAAAGGGGGATTTGCCGTATACTTTACGCTGCCCCGTTATCTAAAAAGAATTCAGCCGGGAAGATAA
- a CDS encoding ribose-phosphate pyrophosphokinase yields MSEKAPFMVFSGTNSRYLAEKICASLNCPLGKMNITHFADGEFAVSYEESIRGANVFLVQSTFPNSDNLMELLLMVDAAKRASAKSVIAVIPYFGWARQDRKDKPRVSIGAKLVADLLSVAGIDRLITMDLHADQIQGFFNIPVDHLYASAVFLPYIESLKLDDLVIATPDVGGSKRASTFSKYLGVPLVLCNKTREKANVVATMQIIGDVKDKNVVLVDDIVDTAGTITKAANIMMEAGAKSVRAIASHCVMSDPASFRVQESGLTEMVFTDSIPYSKKCDKVKQLSIADMFAETIRRVVSNESISSQYII; encoded by the coding sequence ATGAGCGAAAAAGCACCTTTTATGGTATTCTCAGGAACAAACTCGAGATACCTTGCAGAAAAAATCTGCGCCAGCCTTAATTGCCCTCTAGGAAAGATGAATATCACCCACTTTGCCGATGGTGAATTCGCTGTTTCTTATGAAGAGTCTATCCGTGGCGCAAATGTATTCCTGGTTCAATCCACTTTCCCTAATTCCGACAATTTGATGGAACTTCTGCTGATGGTTGATGCGGCCAAAAGAGCATCTGCCAAAAGTGTTATTGCAGTAATTCCTTATTTTGGTTGGGCACGTCAGGACAGAAAAGACAAACCGCGTGTATCCATCGGCGCCAAGTTGGTAGCTGACCTGCTTTCAGTTGCAGGCATCGACCGTTTGATTACTATGGACCTTCATGCTGACCAAATTCAAGGTTTCTTCAACATTCCGGTTGACCATTTGTATGCATCGGCAGTATTCCTTCCTTATATCGAATCATTAAAGTTGGATGACCTTGTTATTGCAACTCCCGACGTAGGCGGTTCAAAACGTGCCAGCACATTCTCCAAATACCTCGGTGTACCTTTGGTATTGTGCAACAAGACGCGCGAGAAGGCAAACGTTGTTGCCACCATGCAGATTATCGGTGACGTAAAAGACAAGAATGTAGTATTGGTAGATGATATAGTAGATACCGCAGGTACTATCACCAAAGCAGCCAACATCATGATGGAAGCCGGTGCTAAATCCGTACGTGCCATTGCCAGTCACTGTGTCATGTCCGATCCGGCATCATTCCGCGTACAGGAATCAGGCTTGACTGAAATGGTATTTACAGACAGCATTCCTTACTCCAAGAAATGCGATAAGGTTAAACAATTAAGCATTGCTGATATGTTTGCCGAAACTATCAGAAGAGTCGTAAGCAACGAATCTATCAGTTCTCAATATATTATTTGA